Below is a window of Impatiens glandulifera chromosome 2, dImpGla2.1, whole genome shotgun sequence DNA.
CTACTTATTTTTTTCTGACAGTTTGATTAGTTAAGTCTTAAGtgtaattgaatatataaatatttggataGAGAGTTCATTTTATTCATGAACTTACATGAgtgtttttttgttgttgtattttgtttattatagtCTTAATTTAAGACATTAACtctaataaattcatatatattttctctacacaatttttaaatagtttgttattttaaaaaaaaaaatctttatatattaaaaataataaaaattcgtttaaatataacaatgaaaaataaaaaaattagtcatAATATGTTATCGTTTCCAAGTCAGacgacaattttttaaacttttattttctcaattatttataaaagtattattcaACCTTCTAAATTGAATATGAACAAGTGACATAAGTTgagaaaataacttttttttttatatttatttcctaaatattttattgttccTTGGTGCTTCACCAAGTGGCTCACAATCTTCACCAATTGAGACAATAATGGTTGAGAATTTATAATACATAAACAACAACCAAACGAAACAGGGTTCATGAAAATCAGTCAAGATCTCTCGTGAAATCGGACAGATCTAATCATGGCCGCCGGATTAGCTTCTAGTACGATCAGCGACGGCTCCACTCTGCTGCTGCAGTTCTGCTGTTCGTCTATATTCAACGGCAACCCTTTCAAACgccctcctccaccttccctaTTCCCGTTGATTATTGAATCATGATCAATAATTCCAAGAGTAGACCATATAGAACTTCTCGCAGCTTCAATTGGATCATCAATCCTCATCGTCTTCGGAATAGTACAGATCCTGTTCTCTGAATCATCCGACTGACTGATCATTTCCACTTCTCTTGAATGTTTACCCAGTGCCAGAGCTAGGTTCAGGGTAGTTGAATAATTAGGCGGCCGGCGTCCATTCCAAGATCCGCCAAGGGCGGCGCAACCCCAAAAGGGGTGTATTGCCGGAGAATTACTAGAACAGTCGGAATCCCCATTAGGTCTTATTAGTATTGGAGGATAAtgcaaagaagaagaaaacggGATCTTGTTTTTACGGCGACCGGAGCCGACCGGAACGTTCCTCATGTTTCCTCCGGCTGTCCAGTACCTTTGACATTTCTTGCAGAAATGACGAGGCTGGTTGATGTTGTAATTGTTGTAGTAACAGAATTTTGTCTCCATACTGTTACAACGTTGGCATGGAATTATCTTGTCTGGCTTCTTCAAACCCTTCTCCTCCTCGttaccttcttcttcttcttcttcatctgttGAGCTATCTTTCTGGAATTTCAATCAAATTGAATTagagaaattgaagaaaaaaagtaaTCACTACCCATGAATCAAATATGAATCTTAATCAAATGGGTATTATCGAAATATTTCAATACCTCGCTGTCGCCGTGGTGGTCGGAAGGGGAGGTTTTGCCTGCCGGAGGAGTAGTCGGCggaataataataatgtccGGATCTGAAGGTTGACGTGTCGGTAACGAGATGGATTTACCAAAGAGTTTTATTCCCGGTTCTTTAAGTTCTTCCGACATACTTAACCGTCGACTCTGTTCTtcagctctctctctctctctataactCTCTGTTTAATTTTGGACTTCTCTCTCTTATCTCTGTCCACAAAGTATTTAACTTTTGTATatattgatgattgatgaagtTGAGGAGGGGCTACCACGTCAGCTCCAGACTGGAATCTAAGCCACAAGTTGATTTGTGGCTTCAAGAATATCTTTTTTGGTTCGATGCCTCATGGctgtgtttttattattattattattattctatccCTTCACACGTGGCTTACAAAAGAGCAGCACCTTTGTGTTCCTTTACATTTATGTACACGTCATCACCTTTCCTCCTCATCCATTTAAgtagattaattataaattaatctaaGTAGATAAGAAAGGATTTTATTAGGGCAAATGGGATGagaaactatttataaaatactATTGAGCATCCCTACCACGTGGCGGGTGGGGGGACCACAAGGCCAATTGAGAGGAAGATAACCGGCATTAAGATGGATCGATCCTATTTGGATAGAAAGCGAAATGAAAAAGTTCTAGGCAGACAATCCCATGTTACAGATCATCGGTTTCTGCCACGCGGTTTTGAAGACCATATATGGTTAGGTATGTTTATTCATTTCTTCCGATCATGGACAAACCAAGATTCGGTTTTGGGatgagttaatttttttttttttttatgatagactaaagtaaaattaatttttttttttaaataaaatggataaataaaagtaaattttattattttttaataattaaataaataaaatagtgaattctattaattttttttaataattaagggataatatcatattttaaccgtaaaaaaaataatatatattttttttattttttcgggGTGGACTTCAGTCCACCcaagcccctacatagattgaTCTCTGCTtatatgcttaattttgaaagtgtccggattgtcgggtcgagagatatggttaatttggatatatatgtgagactAAATATATACTTgtgtcgaattgtgggttgacctgttcataaacttaaaacgattaaaaataaaattaaaaatattatcacatttttaccgtaatatttttttcatgttagtttaaataaaatcttaaagaGTTTTGAAATAGCTAGGTTTCAATATATAGTTGAAATAGTTAAAAGTTAATGTTcatgataatatttaataattagtggTATCTTAATTCTTAATCCATCAatccaatttattaaaagtttatacaTGGGTGGTTATACAACTGCCACGTGTTAAATTAATCTGACCTGACCCATATTTGGCCAAGTGATTGTTGCACGGCTGACCGAGCAAAGCCGGGTCGATATGTGCAGGAGCACAAGACCAAGgccaattatttttcttttcatttgttattaggtttatattattttttttaataataaaaaagaattattgaTCAAATTAACATTACCATATATAAAGTTCAATAATTAGGCTATTAACTTTTACTAACATAAAATCGTCCATCTATCCGAGctatattttttcacaaaatCTATTGATCAGACTAGTCACTGGAATACAACCATATCATTTCTAATTGAGTggctttaaataaaataagttgtaTTGAATAATCTTTCTATTCATCTTTAATGATTCTCATTTCcatatcaaatattttgtgGAATCTTTCATCTACTCCTCAAACACACAGGGACCAGATGTTAGAGTGTGTGCATGGAATAAagcaatatttttatatttgattaattttgtaCTTTTTCATATAGTTTGTAACAAATTAATTCCAAGATGTATGCTCTCATCATTTTTTAGTTTGTCGAATCTAAATACTGGACGAGCTTGTTTGgcaattactttttaattaaaaaaattcacataTCTTATTATATTTCCTTCTAATCACCAAATTAATTACTCTATTTATCAACTAAcgtattcttattcttattcttatttttataaattttaaatatgaaaagatattaattaattcaacaaattaaaaattcaaataatttttttttttatcaaacaagctccacaTACTTAATAGATTATTGCAAGAAACTTCAATATTTACTATAGCTTATTAATTTGAGGaatttctttccttttcaaaataaatgattttttagttattgaaaatctctttttatatgagataattgattgatgattttttaatttattgtctATATGTTCTTCAAATTGTATGTGCAAAGataagaaaaaaagttatatatatttaaaaaatcattaattagaatttttaaaattctctttCCCAAATTCCCTccttataaataaacattatatatatatttaaaaaatcattaattatgaGTTTAAGTGAGTTGGttcaaaaatattacaaaaaaaaagttacaaatGTGGAATATTGGAACAAAATGCTTATATATGATCAAGGACTTTTGAGCAGttgcaagaaaaaaaaaacttcatatGAATTATATAGATCCATTCCAATTTTACTAAAAAATGTGACATATGAACATCTAGCTTAATAAAAACATTGACTCGGTGCATCAGCCATCAGGTATTCCAAGTTGATTggtaagttatttatttattaattaattaataaatcaaagagttacatatcaaaaattaaattacagaaTAAcgtcaataaaattaaaacaactaaacaaaaaattatgtgttaaataatatgacatatttgaaataattaaaattataataacgaAGATCGAATAAATTTATTGAGGGTGACTCCAAAAATCGAACAAACCAATCAAACGGTGTCGAAAGAATCTCAACAAAATATTCTGAACGGTATTAAATTTTGTCCTTGATCGAGGGTTGATAAGTAACGCCGGAAAATGTCATGTCATGTGATAACTGACCATCTACGTATTTGGTAAAAAAAGTGAGAAATCCTTAGAAATAATGGGAGGATATCTGTAAAAGGGTCTCCGTCTGAAAGATTTATTCGATGACTCtttattggaaaatgaaaaacaaCTAGAGATCCGGTAACTTCATCTCTTTACTGCTAAAAAGTGGACGGACGCGAACTTAAGAAAACATCACCAACACAATTGAAAGATATGAGCAGCAAATAATCTACCGAAGATTgagaaaattattcaaattacaaaaattcGAGATAAAATTTTGATCGACTAAATAAGATACTGCATCGAACAAAATACAATACTAACTTAAATCTGAGTGGTGAAAagaactaaaaaattaaaagtgataaatgaatattttttcaactttttatttatttattttactttttcttaGAAAGATGATTAGTAAGTTTATTGAATAAGTATAAAAACATTGAATATTTGTTTCACTTGCATTGATGGTATTCGAATTCAAGCatcatacaaaaaaaacaaaaaacaaaaaacaaattcaCGAAAGTGGGGAGAATCTTACATCTAGAGTGGAAAATATTATAGTGCGGAAAAAGATTGTGCGAAAGTTATTTTGGATCATGGGAATTGTCCTTGTGTTCTTTAAGtatgatcatttttttattttgttttcatttttctgtatataattattatttttattttatttaatgaaacaaactttaaaaaaattattagttatttatattatattaattgtgttttttcatataacaaaaaaagatttcaaaatattattattatggataCATTGCTATCTAGCATAATTGAAATTGAAGGTCACGAATTCGATTTTAACTTAGAACGACTTAAGTTGAAAATGAAAGTCATAATTATAGGATATAACttctaacataaaaataaataatatatgattctaaaataaataaataaataataatattgctATATATGATTCTAgccaataaaaaacaaataatattgcTATATATGATTCTAgcaaattaaaatgtaattattaattaataagcaACATACccttaaataaaagatatatccCTTACTAACGGGCAAGATAAAAGcacaaaagaataataattaaagttaaaaatgtgatttaaaaaaatgctatttaataatctatatgTAATATGTctatagatagaaaataaataatagtaactaaagtttaaaatatgattatttactATATACTGAAAAAATTGCGATTTAATGACTCAGATATTAAGGTTTgaacaaaatttatttgaaaatatttttgttatcaaatatcaaattgaACTATTAGTTagaagagataatatatattcaatatatatattgaaaatattcattaattatatattaacatttttacgTAAAATTTAGCTGCACTCAAACAACACTACTGGATTAAACAAAATCTCCACTCCAACCGCTAATATTAAAGACATTAAATGAACAAAAAATTATAGGTGTTTTTATACGGTTCATAATATTTATTGTGTTTGAAATACTTATATAACtagtttaaaagttaatatcattagctattctaattattttaaattaaattgcaaGAATAATTTATGTcacatctttttattttaactatatatactTTGTTAAAAACACTAAATTAGATATCccttttttaatcttaaattagAAATAGACAAACGAAAGCAATCCCGAAAGGCCAACTCCCTTGACATCACCATCTTAATTTCTTGCTAAAGTATGATTTTCAATTTGTCTTCAACATATTTCAgggaaaaagataaaaaaaaaaaattagtttgaaattcATCATCTTTATATGCAGGAACAAACAAGGAATATATTCTCCATTAGAAGGTATGAAAATGAAGAACTAAATAAACCTTCTAAACTTGGTACTAAAGATGGTCgggtttggtttgatttgatCTGTCTATTTATAGCCACAAAGTGGTGGATTTGAGATCttataagaaaaaatgaaatagaaatGCAGGTTTTTGGCCCTGCTATGCAACTGCAAGACATTGCTTTTGACATCATTTAATTCTCTAAGCTCATTATTGTAGTTCATCATTTGTTTCCAATGaactttttcaaaagaaaagtaatttctacaattaacaaattaaagaatatatatagtaTCTACCTTAAAATTATAGCTAATATCATATGATAAAGGAAACCTAAATATAGGTGGAATTCAAGGACAAGAAAAGGAAACCCACTAAATTGTTTGATGTGTGAACGAACCAATCATTCTAGGTATTGGACCGAATCAATCATGTTCCAAAAATTAAGATTGTAATCTATAAAAGTACAATAAGTTGATCTTGCTTTTTCAGGGTAAGAActcaattaattagattaagaagGGAATTAGGATTCAATGTATCGATtacttaaaatatcttatagACTATTGATGATTACGAAATTATAGACCTATAAGATAAATAAAGGCTCGTTCATGCTATAAAACATGGAAAATACTATTATTGATCATCTTCTTGGATCCATATACAGTAGTACTATCTTTATTCTTTGAGCTAGCTAGATTCCTTGAAAACGTTCCatctgggttatttgaatttcatCTGTAAAATCAGCAGTAGACCTGATTGAGAATTTATACCGATTTGTCTCACTGATCACCTCACTTTTGCTACTTGCAAGTATGCCGTTTCGTTTTCAATGAATTAATTAAGCTCTTGTTTTCGCACCACTATTGTTTAGCTTGAATTTCAGAGTCGGATTCAgcttatgttatgtattttgcTACAAAAAGAAACTTATGGCCACTAGTGAACCCATAACCCATTTGTGTGTTGGTGTAAATTGGGTTCGGGTTCTTTTGATTATGAATCAATTAACACAAAGTTTTCCCTTTTTGCTGTTTCTCTGCTGACGATTGGTGGAATTTGGTAATTGAAATCCTATTCTTCGTTGGAGTAGAGTGTGCTTATAAAACTCTTACTTTTTGGGGTTTGGGGTTTGGGCTGTGTGTGTGGATGAAAAACAAGTGGGAGACAGTTTTCACACTTTTCATTGTGACATGACCCAAGGCATTAGATTCAGGAAGTCGACATAACGTTAGGCAGCATTAATTGCAATTTTCTGAATTACTTACCAAGTTACCATACATACATTTAGTCAATTTCTGAAATGTTTGAGAATATGTTGCAGTTTGTAGGGGCACTTGTTTTCCTTACTAAGTTACTAGACAGAATATCTCTGTTTTGACTGATGTAAAATGCCATAGCAATAGTGAAGCTAGTTGACAGTAGCTCCAGATTTCATGCATTGATTCATGCATGCATGGGTGATGGGAAGAAGCTTTGCTTTGCCTGACAGTAATTTCGTAAGAGCatgtgaaaaaatgtgagttGCTGGCTGGCTCCATTTTCAGCATTGCCATTATGATGCATCCATTAACATTATTAGaccaattaaatataaatctcAATAATTTTGTTGGATGTCAATATCACTATTATTTTCcttttgtgtgtgtgtgtgtgtgattCTTAGGGTAAGTACCTTTTTCTCCATCGATCTTAAATCTCTACTTTTAGATGTGTGAGATCTCTGTATTGGACCCTactgaggaggaggaggagaataaTAAGTGATGAGGCtaacttttatttgaatgacTTTTGATCCAAAGGAACTTCcatccttccttccttccttccttctgCTAATGTCCTAAGAGTAGCAGAGAGTCACTTGGCATCTCCTGGAATTCCCTTTACTCCTTATGGAATATATTAAAGTAAGATAAGGGGCTCCTAAAGTACTTAAAGAGAAAGGTGTCTTGGAAAACTCCATTTTTCTTTCctgttttttcaaacatatgggccatatttatcatttaaatcaCTTGCAATAATTATATTCCTTTGATGCAAGATAAGACTTGTTGCTAACTTGGTTTTGTATGCTAGATATATAATACCACATTAAATTCATAGGAGGGACGAGTTCTtcgaaattaaattaaaaggtCACATCCTTAATTCCTTGTCAATGACTCGAAAcgaataactttttatttattttttgctatTTCATTTATCCTTTGCTTTGTTCTGTTTTTCctacttttaataataataatctctgAAGCAACTTTTTGCAATTTGttatcttcatttaatttgGCATTTGAATCTTGGTGTTTGTTCACTTAACTTAACCTTGCTGCAGTAAATCAGAAATATTAAACAAGTCATTAATTGAGTGGTGTTTTTGAGGCCCATTTCGTTTGACATGCTTATTAATGACATTGTCAAAGTGATTAAGTATGATTTATTTGTTACTTAGGTTCTCTGCCCTATGAAGTATGAATTgacaaacatttttttcttcttctgtaGAACGATTTTTATAGGTTGAACAAATAGGGTTCGATTCCAATGCAAAGTATCTTGATTATTGAAGTGGGGGTTATTATATATAGTGGATGTTTTGTTAGCTTCATCCAACCTTgtctcaattattattatttcttttttaaaagagtGCAGTAACATTAGTTTGGCATGATATGATTCAGACAAGTTTGTCCTAAAACCTAGAGCTAgattctttgattctctcataCATACGGTGAAGAACAAAGAAATCGCCCAAACCACCACTGgccacataaaaataaaataaaaggaaaaaagagaGTAAAAGTACACAAATAAAAATGGGTTTTGCCTTTGGATCATTTCTAAGAAGTTTGATTTGAAGTCCaactgttattttttattattttttttacctttgaAAGCTCTTCAAGTGtgaaatttaatgtattttgagtttttttctcAAGACTGTTTTCTTCTGCATGGGAGAGCCCTCTTTCACATTCTGTCCCGCCaagaagaataaaattattgaatggcgtaaattcaaagaaacaagaagaagaaaaagatatTAGTGCAAAAAAGAGAAGTCATGGTATATATTCTCCAATGGTTACCCCACTTCATGTTTCCAGATGTGAAATGTGAATGAATACATATGACAGTTGAATCAAGTCTCTCTACTATAAAGGGAACCAAAGACTCGCCGATCGTACTTCAGACAGAGATTGTAAAGGCCCATACAAGAAGAAATATTGAAAATGGGATATCATCAAAGTAGGCAAAATCAAGATATGAATTTAGTCCTATCAAGTGATGCAAAACCAAGGCTGAAATGGACTCCAGAACTTCACCAGCGATTCCTCGAAGCAGTCTTTCAACTTGGAGGAGCAGAAAGTAAGTGTGAATTCAATGtacaaaaaatataatcttaaaCTGTTTCAATtcattttggtttaatatataatgatgatgatgatgatgatgggcAGAGGCAACACCCAAGTCCTTGATGAAGGTGATGGCCATTCCTGGACTCAGTTTGTATCACCTAAAGAGTCATTTACAGGCAATTGCAGTTTTctatctttaaataattcaggCTGACATGAAGAGATagtctatatattatatttacacAGGCTGCTGTTTTCTGCAGAAATACAGGCTGGGGAGAAGCCAGCAGTCAGAAGTCTTCCATgaaagtaataattaaatcaaaatttcaagTTGAGCAAGATGGATCAGTTTAAGTTTAAGGTTTTTTATTTGGGGTTTTTGCAGGCTCCCAAGAGAATCTGGAAGCAGAAGTTCATTTTGATGGGAAATTTTCTCCTCTACCACAGAATCCAATCAAAGAGTATGCATTTTAGTCTGGAATTTCATCTTTCCGTTTGCATGTCTGCTAATCTTTTGTGGGTTTTGCCCGAAACAGAACCTGGCAGATAGAACAAGCCCTGCAAATGCAAATGGATGTCCAGAGGAAACTTCACGAACAAATGGAGGTTAGAAATGTTAAAACTTTATCCTCTTGATTACTTAAATAGTGAAGTTGTTgttcttgttgttgttgttgttgattaCTTTGATCAGGTGCAAAGGCATTTGCAGCTGCGTATTGAAGCTCAGGGGAAATATCTGCAAACTGTTTTAAAGAAAGCCCAAGAGACGTTTTCTGGACAAGGGTCTCCATTAGTGTCGATAATAGAGAGTGGATACCCTAGCTCCTTGTTATCTGAATCAACAATGGACAATGAAAGCGCAAGTATGACAAGTTCAGGTAGGAAGAAGGGAAAAAGATTAAAGTTGGGGGCTGATCTTTCATTGATGGGTGGAATGGATGAAAGGGAAAAGTGCATAATTGATGGGAATGGGAAGAAAAGGATTAATGGAATGGAAGAACAAAAATCATCATCTGGGACTGGGAGTGTGAAAAGATCATCGGCTGCTTCAAATGTTGCAGGGGAGCCATGGAGGAAGTTCTTAGGGACGTTAGATTTGAACAGTCAATGTGTGAATGACTTTGATTCTGGCCCCAAAGCAATGATAGACTTGAACTAAATAAACACTTTGAATCATCACAGAATATATATACTCATATGGTGGTTGGTTTCAGATATGGGTAGTGGTAGAGCTtgattcaattaattataaacagTATGTATATATGCTTAATGATATTTGTAAAAGCTTTTGATTTCATCATCTGTATATGTGTATTTTCTCATGCCAATAATTAAGATAGTTGATGACTACTATATATTATACAGTTTGGTTATAGCTATAAgctttttatcaataataactaTACTTTGTTTGGCTAGGGATGATAATTTGTGGGTACCGGTTCTTTAGGTTAATCAGGGTATATAACCGGGTTCATGGATGGTTTGAGAATTGAGATACTTGACTGGGTTCCGGACCGGATGAATGGTGATTGGTGAGTGGACAAACCTTCACCAATATTCAAAACTAaagttgatttatttttataattttacgtTTTCAACTGTTTGGATTATttgtacaaatttaattatgttgttttttataaagtataaaagaatgcttaaatacttaaaatcaAGACATTGGTGATATCTTTTACTAATTGAAAaactatcaaaattaaaattgaaagttattttttttggaacataactatttttatctttttaaatttgaatcatgattataacattttttttattattttattagtaataaaGTGACAAATTCCATTTCAATTTAaggatatataatttttttataatgataaaaattaaaattatttgaagcaTTACTAGGATTCATTGAGTGATTTTCGAGTTTTAGGTAGTTGTTGAAAGGTTTGATTGATGCGATCAATATGACATGCCcacatatttgggttatcattCCAATTATATTTTGGTCGGAGAGAAATCGCCAAATTTTGAATGATCGCAGTCTTCTGATAcgtattatttataatgttattattataacgcTTTTTGATATTCGTTTCGAAAAACCGATAGAGTCAATCGATGAGTAAATCGTTTTCTCGAGAACTTACCCATTCCATAACCTATTGAGTCACAAAAAATTTTTCATGTCATGCTTTTTCGTTGTATTTATacgttttttttatcatttttaatattaattgactatttttaaaaaataattaaaattgtatggAAATAgtccaaattatataaatatttaaaattagaatgatAGTAGTTTAACGAGAATAAAACTAAGTATTATCatacaaaattgaaaattaaaattcatataatcaAGAGATTATGGGTTTAATTGCGATAAACTTCTTAACTAACTccatacatttatttataatattaatatgaacTATCCCTAAATGAGTTGAGAATGTCTAAAACAAATTTAACCCCACATAAGAAGGTATTTCCACATAAGAAGGTATTTAAGATGAACATGGTAGACCGGGCCAGACCTAAGAAATAGAGTTGGGGTaggcttaaaaaaaattaggatagacttaaaaaaatattgagaaaaattctgaataaatataaattttatcatttttttaataattaggtAAACAAACAttgaaatatattgaaattttataagaaattagtGGGTATAATCAAATTTGaccataaaaataatatatatatatatatatatatatatttagaattcAGTCTAATCGAGCCCTTACATAGATTGGTCTCtgattattgatttatatttgatgggatagaaaacaaaatatataattatatgatatgtaaatatataattatatgatatgtaaatatatattatatttattatatgggttaagaatattatcaatattatagAAAATGTTAGATGGATTAATCTTGTAGTATTATTGATTTCAGTCTTTAactttttaatcttatttatcaagttaatgttttatttttgaatatttcaatataaatattctACATTTCTGTCATATATTGGTATTAATGGTTAccgagatttaaaaaaatgattaaattgcaataatatttttgatttgatgtattttattcattattttataaaaaaagtatacCCATAATTACTTAATTCTAAATCCATTCATTTTCTACTTAcctatttcatttcattttccaAACTCTCATGCACTTTTATATTACTATTTCCAACTATCTATTTtctctataaattaataaattatttaattttataaatataaaaatatataaaatatgttggGCCAAATAATCAAAGCAGTTAAAATATGATACTATTCCCAAATTTGTGAGGCACAAGTTGGGCCTAATGATCAAAGCAGTTAAAAAAAGCAAACAATTTTTTTccagacaaaaaaataaaactacgTAAACATGAACACAATTGCCCTGCCCTTTTTCCGAACGCAACTCTCCTACTTCAAGATATGTATTGATAAAAGGATTGACAACATGCATCGAAGATGGAGTAGAGCCGTGTATAAGTAAATGAGTCCAGTTAAAACTATCAAACTAAAactatttagttaaatttattataattttaaacataaattgttaTATCTTTGTTTAACatacaaatttagaatttttatagagttataagttcaaatcacaccaaaaatatttttattaattttttaaactagatCTAGAGTAACAAAAAAAAGATATCGACATTTTTCTACGGAGGACTCAACTATGGATAAGAATATTAACTTCAGCTAGA
It encodes the following:
- the LOC124926387 gene encoding myb family transcription factor PHL8-like isoform X1, which translates into the protein MGYHQSRQNQDMNLVLSSDAKPRLKWTPELHQRFLEAVFQLGGAEKATPKSLMKVMAIPGLSLYHLKSHLQKYRLGRSQQSEVFHESSQENLEAEVHFDGKFSPLPQNPIKETWQIEQALQMQMDVQRKLHEQMEVQRHLQLRIEAQGKYLQTVLKKAQETFSGQGSPLVSIIESGYPSSLLSESTMDNESASMTSSGRKKGKRLKLGADLSLMGGMDEREKCIIDGNGKKRINGMEEQKSSSGTGSVKRSSAASNVAGEPWRKFLGTLDLNSQCVNDFDSGPKAMIDLN
- the LOC124926387 gene encoding myb family transcription factor PHL8-like isoform X2, encoding MDSRTSPAIPRSSLSTWRSRKGNTQVLDEGDGHSWTQFVSPKESFTGCCFLQKYRLGRSQQSEVFHESSQENLEAEVHFDGKFSPLPQNPIKETWQIEQALQMQMDVQRKLHEQMEVQRHLQLRIEAQGKYLQTVLKKAQETFSGQGSPLVSIIESGYPSSLLSESTMDNESASMTSSGRKKGKRLKLGADLSLMGGMDEREKCIIDGNGKKRINGMEEQKSSSGTGSVKRSSAASNVAGEPWRKFLGTLDLNSQCVNDFDSGPKAMIDLN
- the LOC124927173 gene encoding cyclic dof factor 3-like — protein: MSEELKEPGIKLFGKSISLPTRQPSDPDIIIIPPTTPPAGKTSPSDHHGDSEKDSSTDEEEEEEGNEEEKGLKKPDKIIPCQRCNSMETKFCYYNNYNINQPRHFCKKCQRYWTAGGNMRNVPVGSGRRKNKIPFSSSLHYPPILIRPNGDSDCSSNSPAIHPFWGCAALGGSWNGRRPPNYSTTLNLALALGKHSREVEMISQSDDSENRICTIPKTMRIDDPIEAARSSIWSTLGIIDHDSIINGNREGGGGRLKGLPLNIDEQQNCSSRVEPSLIVLEANPAAMIRSVRFHERS